The window CCCATCTGAGTTCCGTACTCCAAGCAGTACAGAATGTTTTTGGTGACTTTTGTCTGATTTTGATCGGGTGAAAGAATTTCGATTGTCCAATCTGGCGCAATGGGAAAATTGTTGGCAACTTCTCCATTTTCCTTACGTGGAATTCTATCCCACGTAAACACAGAAATATCGGGTACAATTGAGCGAAGACCAAAAGTACAGCGAAGTTCCGAAAAAGCTCGTGCAATCTTTTTGGTTTTTAGGATTGAGTTGATAGCAGGAGCTAACTCAGTTTGAATTGCACTGTGTTCTCCTTGCGGCATCGGTTTTTGGATGATACGCCCATCAATATATTCGCTGGCAGGCTTAGTTTCTGACAACTGCAAAAATTCTTCTAGTGTAAGAAATTGAGCAGGTGTTTGTACCATTTAAGTTTTCCTTAAGGATTTTGGTTGCACGGCTTCTTTTATTGTAATTATTCTATGGGATGCCCTAAATTACCAAGTGCGATCGCTCTTGTTTAGATCCTCTCCAAAATTTCTCTTATGCAAGCATCCTCTTGGGGCGATCACTACAATCAAACGATTGTGAACTTGATGCCAAAGTTCAGGCTGTTCCAAGTACGGGTTCATTCCAAGAAATGGATTTTCCATTACGTTTTCCCCTAATCATTTACTTCTCCCTTGAGACTATTTTATCTATTTGAATCTTCTGAATAGCCCGTTGCGCTTGGATAGACACTTCTTTATCAGGATCGTCTAAGGCTTGTTGCAGGGGGTTAATCGCATCGTGATGCCCTAAATTACCAAGTGCGATCGCAGCTTCTTTGCGGACATCTGCATATTCATCCGTTAATGCTTGAATTAATCTCGGCATCACTTGAGTATCTGGAATTTTTTGCAAAGCCTGTGCTGCTGATTTCCTGACTTGCCAATGTTTATCACTTAACGCTATCTCTAATGCTGAAATTACTTGATAATTTTCATGAATAGCCAGAGATATTGCTGCATTACGACGAACTTGCCAGTCGCTATCATTTGTAAGTGCTTGAGCAAGTTTTGTAATTACCTCTGTATCTTTTAAGTGTCCTAAAGTTAAAGCAGCAGCACGACGAACAATTACTTCTTGATCTAAGATTAAATTTAAAGCTTGGGGACATTTTTCTAGTTGATTGATATATCGCAGTGTAGTAACGGCTGCTTCTCTTAATTGAGGATTTTCTGATTCTAAAAATGGTAAAATATACGGTAAATATTGAATATCATGAATCTTCCGTAAAAGCACTAAAATATTTAATTGAAGATTGATATTATTACTTTGTAATTTATCTAATAAAATTAATAACTCATTTTGTGTAATTAACTCATTTAAAGCTGATACTGCTTCATTACGAATATCTGTATCTGCTGAACTCAGGCATTCAATTAAAGCAGGTATCGCTAAAGGATTGGCAATTTCCCAAAGAGCAGATATTGCTATTTTTTGCACAGCAATATGCTCATCCTTCAAAGCAAGTATTAATGCGTCTATGGTTTCCT is drawn from Chlorogloeopsis sp. ULAP01 and contains these coding sequences:
- a CDS encoding HEAT repeat domain-containing protein; its protein translation is MNIDTDSELNQWLELLRSPDVNDRLVAVKALQHLGDEETIDALILALKDEHIAVQKIAISALWEIANPLAIPALIECLSSADTDIRNEAVSALNELITQNELLILLDKLQSNNINLQLNILVLLRKIHDIQYLPYILPFLESENPQLREAAVTTLRYINQLEKCPQALNLILDQEVIVRRAAALTLGHLKDTEVITKLAQALTNDSDWQVRRNAAISLAIHENYQVISALEIALSDKHWQVRKSAAQALQKIPDTQVMPRLIQALTDEYADVRKEAAIALGNLGHHDAINPLQQALDDPDKEVSIQAQRAIQKIQIDKIVSREK
- a CDS encoding DUF4058 family protein, producing MENPFLGMNPYLEQPELWHQVHNRLIVVIAPRGCLHKRNFGEDLNKSDRTW
- a CDS encoding Uma2 family endonuclease, which gives rise to MVQTPAQFLTLEEFLQLSETKPASEYIDGRIIQKPMPQGEHSAIQTELAPAINSILKTKKIARAFSELRCTFGLRSIVPDISVFTWDRIPRKENGEVANNFPIAPDWTIEILSPDQNQTKVTKNILYCLEYGTQMGWLIDPKEQSVFAYLSDRPTSVYDKPKAQLPVPEFAKDFSLTVEDLFSWLLN